From the genome of Miscanthus floridulus cultivar M001 chromosome 10, ASM1932011v1, whole genome shotgun sequence, one region includes:
- the LOC136485494 gene encoding mitochondrial ATP-independent inner membrane protease subunit 1a-like: protein MSGFVRRLAGIPWRSIAGEALSRAFLVAQAYCAVHVVDQHLCSLAFVRGPSMLPAMNLAGDVVAVDRVSARLGRVAPGDVVLMISPEDPRKSVAKRVVGMQGDSVTYPVDPGNSDASKTVVVPQGHVWVQGDNPYASRDSRQFGAVPYGLITGKIFCRVWPLEGFGPIDSNQS, encoded by the exons atgtcgGGCTTCGTTCGGCGTCTCGCGGGCATCCCGTGGCGGAGCATCGCGGGGGAAGCCCTGTCCCGCGCGTTCCTGGTGGCGCAGGCCTACTGCGCCGTCCACGTCGTCGACCAGCACCTCTGCTCGCTCGCCTTCGTGCGGGGCCCCAGCATGCTGCCGGCCATGAACCTGGCGGGCGACGTGGTGGCGGTGGACAGGGTCAGCGCGAGGCTCGGCCGGGTCGCGCCCGGGGACGTCGTGCTGATGATCTCCCCCGAGGACCCGCGCAAGTCCGTCGCCAAGCGCGTCGTCGGGATGCAGGGGGACTCCGTCACCTACCCCGTCGACCCCGGCAACAGCGACGCCTCCAAAACCGTCGTG GTACCACAAGGTCATGTATGGGTGCAGGGCGATAATCCTTATGCTTCTAGGGATTCAAGGCAATTTGGAGCCGTGCCTTATGGTCTCATTACAGGGAAGATCTTTTGTCGG GTTTGGCCGCTGGAGGGCTTTGGTCCAATCGATTCAAACCAGTCTTAA